One Belonocnema kinseyi isolate 2016_QV_RU_SX_M_011 chromosome 6, B_treatae_v1, whole genome shotgun sequence genomic region harbors:
- the LOC117174440 gene encoding uncharacterized protein LOC117174440 isoform X1 — protein sequence MFGALFLKLSLFDLKRNRKSWFDGHLAIILCDSNDLIIVRKVPVLPHPRTRFSGDDKGFQDNRMQRMGTTEDEEEEEEEDDKSSEQHFLNSRLICAACHLTISSTNLGDNNDHYEQALACSQGHLLCHRCVQRFAIQSDMGCLLCVAESQKSPSTCSRSSSSNHSFENVHSRSSSVPQEEHVQPKKTEEIYAIPRTRYPPSLPTASTRRPQFDGLHRTDSRYEWGTEYGDPREDRFGYEIRQCQQKSNCSLIRKDEPEASNSEKRVNGQMVSDCSRRPIRCPRLDCAMTVALSALTHHFLFDHPEVPILSVEPGAKSTLIVSFNALTSGTSKCLALLLVSGKLSGAAANLFNGSQIHAKYRNRLPLPVLAARLKSTNQPGIQNAIKAGGEGQTPGDVIIAWVAGLDFGSSVLRPLRCSLQAVDNIESEGLRSLTYTGPINSLRTAQKPYEVFLSGDCLVLHEGLVNQISSGSASLNVNVIVH from the exons ATGTTTGGAGCACTGTTTCTGAAACTTTCGTTGTTTGATCTCAAGAGAAACAGGAAATCGTGGTTTGACGGCCACCTTGCTATCATCCTCTGTGACTCAAATGATCTCATCATTGTCCGGAAG GTACCGGTCCTACCACATCCAAGGACAAGATTTTCTGGAGATGATAAGGGGTTTCAAGATAATAGGATGCAGAGGATGGGGACCACAGAAGatgaggaagaagaagaagaggaagatgATAAATCAAGTGAACAACACTTTCTGAACTCGAGACTGATCTGCGCAGCTTGTCATCTGACGATCAGTTCCACGAATCTCGGTGATAATAACGACCATTATGAGCAAGCTCTTGCCTGTTCACAAGGACATCTTCTCTGTCATCGCTGTGTGCAACGTTTTGCTATCCAATCGG acaTGGGATGCCTCCTGTGTGTAGCAGAATCACAAAAATCACCCTCGACGTGTTCAAGATCAAGTAGTAGCAATCAtagttttgaaaatgtgcatagcaGGTCATCTTCTGTGCCTCAGGAAGAACATGTGCAGCCAAAAAAAACGGAAGAGATATATGCGATTCCTCGAACTCGATACCCTCCATCTTTGCCGACTGCATCAACGAGAAGACCACAATTTGATGGTCTGCACAGGACAGATTCAAGATATGAGTGGGGCACAGAATACGGAGACCCCAGAGAAGATCGTTTCGGTTATGAAATCAGACAGTGTCAACAGAAGAGCAACTGCAGCCTAATCAGGAAAGATGAACCGGAAGCTTCTAATTCAGAAAAGAGAGTAAATGGACAAATGGTCTCAGACTGCTCACGACGACCAATTCGATGTCCACGTCTCGACTGTGCCATGACTGTAGCTTTATCAGCCTTGACTCATCATTTTCTCTTTGATCATCCTGAGGTTCCAATCCTGAGCGTTGAACCTGGAGCCAAAAGTACTTTGATAGTTAGCTTCAATGCTCTTACTTCTGGCACAAGCAAGTGTCTTGCTCTTTTGCTTGTCTCTGGTAAACTAtc AGGTGCTGCAGCAAACCTATTCAACGGAAGTCAAATCCATGCGAAATATCGAAACAGACTGCCTCTTCCAGTCCTCGCTGCTCGTTTGAAATCTACTAATCAGCCCGGAATTCAAAATGCAATCAAAGCCGGTGGAGAAGGTCAAACCCCAGGAGACGTGATAATAGCCTGGGTCGCAGGTCTCGACTTTGGAAGTTCTGTTTTAAGACCCTTACGTTGCAGTCTCCAA GCAGTTGACAATATAGAATCTGAGGGACTTCGATCACTGACATACACTGGACCAATCAATTCCCTACGAACAGCTCAAAAGCCCTATGAAGTTTTCTTGTCTGGTGACTGTCTTGTTCTTCACGAAGGGCTCGTAAACCAGATTTCTTCCGGTTCAGCGAGTCTTAATGTTAATGTAATTGTTCATTAA
- the LOC117174440 gene encoding uncharacterized protein LOC117174440 isoform X3 yields MFGALFLKLSLFDLKRNRKSWFDGHLAIILCDSNDLIIVRKVPVLPHPRTRFSGDDKGFQDNRMQRMGTTEDEEEEEEEDDKSSEQHFLNSRLICAACHLTISSTNLDMGCLLCVAESQKSPSTCSRSSSSNHSFENVHSRSSSVPQEEHVQPKKTEEIYAIPRTRYPPSLPTASTRRPQFDGLHRTDSRYEWGTEYGDPREDRFGYEIRQCQQKSNCSLIRKDEPEASNSEKRVNGQMVSDCSRRPIRCPRLDCAMTVALSALTHHFLFDHPEVPILSVEPGAKSTLIVSFNALTSGTSKCLALLLVSGKLSGAAANLFNGSQIHAKYRNRLPLPVLAARLKSTNQPGIQNAIKAGGEGQTPGDVIIAWVAGLDFGSSVLRPLRCSLQAVDNIESEGLRSLTYTGPINSLRTAQKPYEVFLSGDCLVLHEGLVNQISSGSASLNVNVIVH; encoded by the exons ATGTTTGGAGCACTGTTTCTGAAACTTTCGTTGTTTGATCTCAAGAGAAACAGGAAATCGTGGTTTGACGGCCACCTTGCTATCATCCTCTGTGACTCAAATGATCTCATCATTGTCCGGAAG GTACCGGTCCTACCACATCCAAGGACAAGATTTTCTGGAGATGATAAGGGGTTTCAAGATAATAGGATGCAGAGGATGGGGACCACAGAAGatgaggaagaagaagaagaggaagatgATAAATCAAGTGAACAACACTTTCTGAACTCGAGACTGATCTGCGCAGCTTGTCATCTGACGATCAGTTCCACGAATCTCG acaTGGGATGCCTCCTGTGTGTAGCAGAATCACAAAAATCACCCTCGACGTGTTCAAGATCAAGTAGTAGCAATCAtagttttgaaaatgtgcatagcaGGTCATCTTCTGTGCCTCAGGAAGAACATGTGCAGCCAAAAAAAACGGAAGAGATATATGCGATTCCTCGAACTCGATACCCTCCATCTTTGCCGACTGCATCAACGAGAAGACCACAATTTGATGGTCTGCACAGGACAGATTCAAGATATGAGTGGGGCACAGAATACGGAGACCCCAGAGAAGATCGTTTCGGTTATGAAATCAGACAGTGTCAACAGAAGAGCAACTGCAGCCTAATCAGGAAAGATGAACCGGAAGCTTCTAATTCAGAAAAGAGAGTAAATGGACAAATGGTCTCAGACTGCTCACGACGACCAATTCGATGTCCACGTCTCGACTGTGCCATGACTGTAGCTTTATCAGCCTTGACTCATCATTTTCTCTTTGATCATCCTGAGGTTCCAATCCTGAGCGTTGAACCTGGAGCCAAAAGTACTTTGATAGTTAGCTTCAATGCTCTTACTTCTGGCACAAGCAAGTGTCTTGCTCTTTTGCTTGTCTCTGGTAAACTAtc AGGTGCTGCAGCAAACCTATTCAACGGAAGTCAAATCCATGCGAAATATCGAAACAGACTGCCTCTTCCAGTCCTCGCTGCTCGTTTGAAATCTACTAATCAGCCCGGAATTCAAAATGCAATCAAAGCCGGTGGAGAAGGTCAAACCCCAGGAGACGTGATAATAGCCTGGGTCGCAGGTCTCGACTTTGGAAGTTCTGTTTTAAGACCCTTACGTTGCAGTCTCCAA GCAGTTGACAATATAGAATCTGAGGGACTTCGATCACTGACATACACTGGACCAATCAATTCCCTACGAACAGCTCAAAAGCCCTATGAAGTTTTCTTGTCTGGTGACTGTCTTGTTCTTCACGAAGGGCTCGTAAACCAGATTTCTTCCGGTTCAGCGAGTCTTAATGTTAATGTAATTGTTCATTAA
- the LOC117174440 gene encoding uncharacterized protein LOC117174440 isoform X2, giving the protein MERTDRIYKKNNESSIKNSFKVPVLPHPRTRFSGDDKGFQDNRMQRMGTTEDEEEEEEEDDKSSEQHFLNSRLICAACHLTISSTNLGDNNDHYEQALACSQGHLLCHRCVQRFAIQSDMGCLLCVAESQKSPSTCSRSSSSNHSFENVHSRSSSVPQEEHVQPKKTEEIYAIPRTRYPPSLPTASTRRPQFDGLHRTDSRYEWGTEYGDPREDRFGYEIRQCQQKSNCSLIRKDEPEASNSEKRVNGQMVSDCSRRPIRCPRLDCAMTVALSALTHHFLFDHPEVPILSVEPGAKSTLIVSFNALTSGTSKCLALLLVSGKLSGAAANLFNGSQIHAKYRNRLPLPVLAARLKSTNQPGIQNAIKAGGEGQTPGDVIIAWVAGLDFGSSVLRPLRCSLQAVDNIESEGLRSLTYTGPINSLRTAQKPYEVFLSGDCLVLHEGLVNQISSGSASLNVNVIVH; this is encoded by the exons ATGGAAAGAACGGATCGTATTTACAAAAAGAATAACGAAAGCTCTATCAAAAATAGTTTCAAG GTACCGGTCCTACCACATCCAAGGACAAGATTTTCTGGAGATGATAAGGGGTTTCAAGATAATAGGATGCAGAGGATGGGGACCACAGAAGatgaggaagaagaagaagaggaagatgATAAATCAAGTGAACAACACTTTCTGAACTCGAGACTGATCTGCGCAGCTTGTCATCTGACGATCAGTTCCACGAATCTCGGTGATAATAACGACCATTATGAGCAAGCTCTTGCCTGTTCACAAGGACATCTTCTCTGTCATCGCTGTGTGCAACGTTTTGCTATCCAATCGG acaTGGGATGCCTCCTGTGTGTAGCAGAATCACAAAAATCACCCTCGACGTGTTCAAGATCAAGTAGTAGCAATCAtagttttgaaaatgtgcatagcaGGTCATCTTCTGTGCCTCAGGAAGAACATGTGCAGCCAAAAAAAACGGAAGAGATATATGCGATTCCTCGAACTCGATACCCTCCATCTTTGCCGACTGCATCAACGAGAAGACCACAATTTGATGGTCTGCACAGGACAGATTCAAGATATGAGTGGGGCACAGAATACGGAGACCCCAGAGAAGATCGTTTCGGTTATGAAATCAGACAGTGTCAACAGAAGAGCAACTGCAGCCTAATCAGGAAAGATGAACCGGAAGCTTCTAATTCAGAAAAGAGAGTAAATGGACAAATGGTCTCAGACTGCTCACGACGACCAATTCGATGTCCACGTCTCGACTGTGCCATGACTGTAGCTTTATCAGCCTTGACTCATCATTTTCTCTTTGATCATCCTGAGGTTCCAATCCTGAGCGTTGAACCTGGAGCCAAAAGTACTTTGATAGTTAGCTTCAATGCTCTTACTTCTGGCACAAGCAAGTGTCTTGCTCTTTTGCTTGTCTCTGGTAAACTAtc AGGTGCTGCAGCAAACCTATTCAACGGAAGTCAAATCCATGCGAAATATCGAAACAGACTGCCTCTTCCAGTCCTCGCTGCTCGTTTGAAATCTACTAATCAGCCCGGAATTCAAAATGCAATCAAAGCCGGTGGAGAAGGTCAAACCCCAGGAGACGTGATAATAGCCTGGGTCGCAGGTCTCGACTTTGGAAGTTCTGTTTTAAGACCCTTACGTTGCAGTCTCCAA GCAGTTGACAATATAGAATCTGAGGGACTTCGATCACTGACATACACTGGACCAATCAATTCCCTACGAACAGCTCAAAAGCCCTATGAAGTTTTCTTGTCTGGTGACTGTCTTGTTCTTCACGAAGGGCTCGTAAACCAGATTTCTTCCGGTTCAGCGAGTCTTAATGTTAATGTAATTGTTCATTAA
- the LOC117175222 gene encoding uncharacterized protein LOC117175222, which yields MIDMKLRVTILWLISLVSGRIINPFPSQTLYSAHSRNELELITDGDNENSFQSSDWNAIRNSQLSKADWSWYNIMEPNGSVTYAFGYDNAIDPDGNEHYRTEERLRTELFWVNMDTRITRIIEF from the exons ATGATTGATATG AAACTGCGGGTAACTATCCTTTGGCTAATTAGTTTGGTGAGCGGAAGAATCATTAACCCTTTCCCTTCGCAAACTCTGTACAGTGCTCATAGTAGAAATGAGTTGGAACTAATCACTGATGGAGACAACGAAAACTCATTCCAAAGCTCGGATTGGAATGCGATACGAAATTCCCAGTTATCCAAAGCAGATTGGTCCTGGTACAACATCATGGAGCCAAAT GGTTCGGTAACCTATGCGTTTGGATATGACAATGCCATAGATCCAGACGGAAACGAGCATTATCGAACTGAAGAAAGGCTAAGAACGGAACTATTTTGGGTGAATATGGACACACGGATTACCagaataatcgaattttga